The following proteins are encoded in a genomic region of Triticum dicoccoides isolate Atlit2015 ecotype Zavitan chromosome 1B, WEW_v2.0, whole genome shotgun sequence:
- the LOC119311228 gene encoding uncharacterized protein LOC119311228, with translation MPDSRGLLPRVEALAADCTFVEEISWRRRAGRGQRRPTRSFLSYGCESQARWTIVTMPMRWILYSAWRVSLAFLLTSISIMILDSLHMSFVTGNKLHEIGIITLGRSIQRMRAGP, from the exons ATGCCCGACTCGAGGGGTTTGCTGCCGCGGGTCGAGGCCCTCGCCGCCGACTGCACGTTTGTGGAGGAAATCAGCTG GCGGAGGCGAGCAGGGAGAGGTCAAAGGCGGCCTACACGGAGCTTCCTATCCTACGGGTGCGAATCACAAGCTCGCTG GACAATAGTCACGATGCCGATGAGATGGATCTTGTACAGTGCATGGCGAGTCTCCCTCGCATTTTTGCTCACAAGTATAAGCATCATGATTCTTGATAGTCTGCACATGTCTTTTGTTACTGGAAACAAACTCCACGAAATAGGAATTATAACATTGGGGAGGTCGATACAGAGGATGCGGGCTGGCCCTTGA